In Tolypothrix sp. NIES-4075, the following proteins share a genomic window:
- the pgsA gene encoding CDP-diacylglycerol--glycerol-3-phosphate 3-phosphatidyltransferase, with protein sequence MTLPNWITFSRLLGIPFLLYGLYNPTPKLRWVCLAVFLVAALTDWLDGYLARKLNQISELGKFLDPLVDKLLVLAPLLVLIELGRVPAWGVFLILGRELAIAGWRVNQATITGANIWGKLKTVSQIVAIALLIAPLPQVWQMPCLVAFWVSVALTLISGAIYLLPPKSSTLNDTL encoded by the coding sequence ATGACTCTACCAAATTGGATTACTTTTTCTCGCCTTCTAGGTATACCGTTTTTGTTATATGGTTTATATAATCCCACACCAAAACTTAGATGGGTGTGTTTGGCGGTTTTTCTCGTCGCTGCGTTGACTGATTGGTTAGATGGCTATTTGGCACGGAAACTCAACCAAATTAGCGAGTTAGGTAAATTTCTCGATCCGTTGGTAGATAAATTGCTGGTACTGGCGCCGTTACTGGTTTTGATTGAGTTAGGACGAGTTCCAGCTTGGGGAGTATTTTTAATTTTAGGACGAGAGTTAGCGATCGCAGGTTGGCGAGTTAATCAAGCTACAATTACTGGGGCGAATATTTGGGGTAAGCTGAAAACTGTGAGTCAGATAGTAGCGATCGCGCTTTTAATTGCACCTCTTCCTCAAGTGTGGCAGATGCCTTGCCTGGTTGCATTTTGGGTTTCTGTCGCTTTGACGTTAATTTCTGGGGCAATTTATCTTTTACCGCCCAAAAGCAGCACCCTAAATGATACTTTATAA
- the galE gene encoding UDP-glucose 4-epimerase GalE encodes MKKVLVTGGAGYIGSHVVRQLGEIGYDVVVYDNCSTGSRTSVLHGELIIGDLADTEHLYQVFAKHQFSAVLHFAASLSVPESVVRPLDYYANNTRNTLNLLRCCSVMNVNQIVFSSTAAVYGEVGENPVTESVPTQPINPYGRSKLMSEWLIQDYAAASSLRYVILRYFNVAGAEPGGRLGQISPNATHLIAAAINAALKRKSAMQIFGTDFPTPDGTGIRDYIHVEDLASAHLDALRYLEENGESQILNCGYGQGYSVRQVIERVKAISGVDFPVIETNRRPGDPACVTACADKISKVLGWQPKYNDLDKIVHTSLAWEMYREGLLQSSLNKPMLIP; translated from the coding sequence ATGAAAAAAGTATTAGTGACTGGGGGTGCTGGTTACATCGGTTCCCACGTTGTCCGTCAACTGGGGGAAATTGGCTACGATGTCGTAGTTTACGATAATTGTTCTACAGGTTCCCGGACATCTGTATTGCACGGTGAGTTGATTATTGGCGATTTAGCAGACACCGAGCATCTTTATCAAGTCTTTGCCAAGCATCAATTTAGTGCGGTGCTGCATTTTGCCGCCAGTCTGAGTGTACCAGAATCGGTTGTCCGTCCCCTCGACTACTACGCCAACAACACCCGCAACACTTTGAACTTGCTACGTTGCTGTAGTGTCATGAATGTCAACCAAATTGTTTTTTCCAGTACAGCAGCAGTCTATGGAGAAGTAGGAGAAAATCCGGTTACTGAGTCAGTTCCAACACAGCCGATTAATCCTTACGGACGCTCAAAGCTGATGAGCGAATGGCTGATTCAAGACTACGCAGCAGCATCTTCTCTGCGCTACGTAATTCTACGCTATTTTAATGTAGCAGGTGCGGAACCTGGTGGAAGATTAGGGCAAATATCACCGAATGCAACTCATTTGATTGCAGCTGCAATTAATGCAGCACTCAAGCGCAAGTCAGCAATGCAAATTTTTGGCACTGATTTTCCCACACCAGATGGCACCGGAATTCGTGACTATATCCACGTTGAAGACTTAGCATCAGCACATTTAGATGCTTTGCGCTACCTGGAAGAAAACGGTGAAAGCCAAATTCTCAACTGCGGTTACGGACAAGGTTACAGCGTGCGACAAGTTATTGAACGGGTAAAGGCAATTTCTGGGGTGGATTTTCCCGTTATCGAAACTAACCGTCGTCCTGGCGATCCAGCTTGCGTGACAGCTTGTGCAGATAAAATTTCTAAAGTACTAGGTTGGCAACCGAAATACAACGACTTAGATAAAATAGTTCACACTTCCCTCGCTTGGGAAATGTACCGTGAAGGTTTGCTACAGAGTTCTTTAAATAAACCTATGCTGATTCCTTAA
- a CDS encoding GumC family protein, with translation MPSNQEDQNSLDLQQYSLIFKRRWLVIAAVTGSVFGLSALTALRQKPIYEAEGKLLFNKTDRVSSLTSPSAQVGELSGLTQLSSPLDTEAEIIRSNPLVEKTITNLNLTDKQGTPLEIDEFLKKLKVKSIKGTDILAVSYNSSDPKEAAAVVNLLMRYYLENNISVNQTQAKAAKRFLSKQLPDVEERVARAEAGLRRFKEENKVVALDEEATKGVERLTLLSDQITQAQSNLVDAQTRSQLLQRQLKLNSQQAVDMGNLSQSKAVQQVLTEYQQVQNELAVAQTRYTNRHPAIANLMAKGSALRKQLEMRIGENLVNKQPVSEQNLQMGELKQNLTAQLVQSDVERSAIANRVTVLQNAYTVKQKRLDVLPKLQQKQQQLERQLQVARVTYEELLKRSQEVEVVVNQNVGNARVVSAALVPNKANSKIMLYLALGGFLGILLGVGIALMLEAMDQSLKTLEQAQELFGYPLLGTIPHFGQKAKAGKESLIELPVRDNPHSLASSAFEMLQTNLDFSISDKPLKIIAVVSSTPGEGRSFVAANLAVAKAHMGRRVLLIDADMRHSCQEEIWKLSNPIGLSNVLVGQAEFTCTTQEVLVNLDVLTVGTIPPNPAALLNSQRMVSLLQEAAKDYGCVILDTPALSLFGDALMLSKVADGILLVVRPGVLDSTVAKTAKTMLEQSRSHVLGMVVNGVTTEISGYYSHKGYYDKNSSDRNKKDKVKLPNIGFS, from the coding sequence ATGCCCTCTAACCAAGAAGACCAAAACTCCTTAGATTTGCAACAATACTCGCTGATATTCAAAAGGCGTTGGCTAGTCATAGCTGCGGTGACAGGCTCTGTTTTCGGATTGTCAGCTTTAACTGCCTTGAGGCAAAAACCTATTTATGAAGCAGAAGGCAAACTACTTTTTAATAAAACCGATCGCGTTTCTTCGCTGACAAGTCCCTCGGCACAAGTTGGAGAGTTAAGCGGTTTGACTCAACTAAGCAGCCCATTGGATACAGAAGCAGAGATAATTCGTTCTAACCCACTAGTAGAGAAAACCATCACTAACCTCAACCTGACAGATAAGCAAGGAACACCCCTAGAAATAGATGAGTTTCTCAAAAAACTGAAGGTTAAGAGCATAAAGGGTACGGACATCTTGGCGGTTTCTTACAACAGTAGCGATCCGAAAGAAGCCGCAGCAGTTGTGAATTTGCTGATGAGATATTACCTGGAGAACAATATTAGCGTCAATCAAACCCAGGCGAAAGCTGCAAAAAGATTTTTGAGCAAGCAATTGCCTGACGTTGAGGAAAGGGTAGCAAGAGCAGAAGCAGGTTTGCGTCGGTTTAAAGAAGAAAACAAAGTAGTTGCCTTAGATGAAGAAGCAACCAAAGGTGTGGAAAGGCTTACACTTTTATCAGACCAGATTACCCAGGCTCAGTCAAATCTGGTAGATGCACAGACTCGCTCACAACTTCTGCAACGTCAATTGAAATTGAATTCGCAGCAAGCTGTGGATATGGGCAATTTAAGCCAATCAAAAGCTGTGCAGCAGGTGTTAACAGAATACCAGCAAGTGCAAAATGAGTTAGCGGTGGCACAGACTCGCTATACAAATCGGCATCCAGCGATCGCTAATTTAATGGCAAAAGGATCTGCCCTGAGAAAGCAGTTAGAGATGAGAATTGGCGAAAATTTGGTTAACAAGCAACCTGTGTCTGAGCAGAATTTGCAGATGGGAGAACTCAAACAAAACCTAACTGCTCAGTTGGTGCAGTCAGATGTAGAACGTTCAGCAATAGCCAACCGAGTCACGGTTTTGCAGAATGCATACACAGTAAAGCAAAAACGGCTGGATGTCTTACCCAAACTGCAACAAAAACAGCAACAGCTAGAGCGACAGTTGCAAGTTGCTAGAGTAACTTATGAAGAATTGTTGAAGCGATCGCAAGAAGTGGAGGTAGTAGTAAATCAAAATGTCGGCAATGCAAGGGTGGTATCTGCGGCTTTAGTTCCCAACAAAGCAAATTCCAAGATAATGCTCTACCTAGCGCTGGGTGGATTTTTGGGAATTTTACTGGGTGTAGGGATAGCTTTGATGTTGGAAGCTATGGATCAATCGCTGAAAACTCTTGAACAAGCCCAAGAGCTATTTGGTTATCCTTTACTGGGTACAATTCCTCACTTTGGTCAAAAAGCCAAGGCTGGTAAAGAGTCTTTAATAGAACTGCCAGTCAGAGATAATCCTCATTCACTAGCAAGTTCAGCCTTTGAGATGCTTCAGACGAACTTGGACTTTAGCATCTCTGATAAACCACTGAAAATAATTGCGGTGGTTAGTTCAACTCCAGGTGAAGGTAGGTCATTTGTGGCAGCAAACCTGGCAGTAGCTAAGGCACACATGGGACGCAGGGTGCTATTGATAGATGCAGATATGCGTCACTCTTGTCAAGAGGAAATCTGGAAATTATCTAACCCAATCGGACTAAGTAATGTTTTAGTCGGTCAAGCAGAGTTTACCTGCACTACCCAAGAAGTACTGGTTAACTTGGATGTGCTAACCGTTGGCACAATTCCACCTAACCCAGCAGCATTACTAAACTCCCAGCGTATGGTGTCATTGCTGCAAGAGGCAGCTAAAGACTATGGCTGTGTAATTCTTGATACTCCGGCTCTGAGTTTGTTTGGTGATGCTTTGATGTTGAGCAAGGTGGCAGATGGGATATTGCTGGTTGTACGTCCGGGAGTGCTTGACTCGACCGTTGCCAAGACCGCGAAGACGATGTTAGAGCAATCGCGATCGCACGTTTTGGGAATGGTGGTGAATGGGGTTACTACTGAAATTAGTGGTTACTACAGTCACAAGGGTTATTACGATAAAAATAGCAGCGATCGGAATAAGAAGGATAAAGTTAAGTTGCCTAATATAGGATTTTCCTAA
- a CDS encoding DUF362 domain-containing protein produces MQTQKPSVSLIRATSYEQEALRESLSTLLEPLGGMQAFVKPGQRVLLKPNLLTGARPGKECTTRAELVYEVAKMVIEAGGKPFLGDSPAFGSAKAVAIANNYLPITLELNLPIIDFHGSRYETVNEDFNHLLLCKEAMEADVVINLPKVKSHAQLTLTLGVKNLFGCVPGKMKAWWHMEAGKDANRFGEMLVETARAINPDLTILDGIIGHEGNGPSGGEPRPLGVLAASANVFALDRAMVEILNVLPEQVPTLAASKRLGLCPQLAEIDFPHLHPDLLKIDDWRLPDKLMPIDFGMPRVIKSTFKHLYIRFIKEPMSAYGKG; encoded by the coding sequence ATGCAGACTCAAAAACCATCTGTCAGTTTGATTCGGGCTACTTCCTACGAACAAGAGGCGTTAAGAGAATCTTTATCAACGCTGTTAGAACCTTTAGGGGGAATGCAGGCATTCGTCAAACCAGGACAACGAGTTTTATTAAAACCGAATTTACTCACGGGTGCGCGTCCGGGTAAAGAGTGTACCACCCGCGCCGAATTAGTTTATGAAGTAGCCAAGATGGTGATTGAGGCTGGTGGTAAGCCATTTTTGGGAGATAGTCCTGCTTTTGGCAGTGCGAAAGCAGTAGCGATCGCAAATAACTATCTCCCGATTACCCTTGAACTCAACCTGCCGATTATAGATTTTCACGGATCGCGTTACGAAACCGTCAACGAAGACTTTAACCATCTGCTGCTGTGCAAAGAAGCGATGGAAGCAGATGTGGTGATTAACTTGCCGAAAGTTAAATCTCACGCTCAGTTGACGTTAACGCTGGGGGTAAAAAACCTCTTTGGTTGCGTTCCCGGCAAAATGAAAGCTTGGTGGCACATGGAAGCTGGGAAAGATGCCAACCGATTTGGAGAAATGTTAGTAGAAACTGCTAGGGCAATTAACCCAGATTTAACTATTTTAGATGGCATCATCGGTCATGAAGGTAATGGTCCAAGCGGTGGGGAACCGCGTCCACTCGGCGTTTTAGCCGCATCTGCAAATGTATTTGCCCTCGATAGGGCAATGGTAGAAATCCTCAATGTCTTACCCGAACAAGTACCTACTCTGGCTGCATCAAAGCGATTGGGGTTATGTCCGCAACTTGCGGAAATTGACTTTCCCCACTTACATCCTGATTTACTAAAAATAGATGATTGGCGTCTACCAGATAAATTAATGCCTATCGATTTTGGAATGCCCCGCGTCATTAAATCTACGTTTAAGCATCTTTACATCCGTTTTATCAAAGAACCGATGAGTGCTTATGGGAAAGGTTAG
- a CDS encoding sugar transferase produces the protein MSLTSYVSSPTSTRLPSVIRSLPVLLLLGDILGLFICVAIALWLRLGEPLNKFDPFVWGFVLLVLVELYLVDAYHPDRQIGGLRTPARILIGSIGITIFTSALIYLFGAWGNDTVAGRGILLPSLAIFTIWAMISRLLAVKWMRSLSLQSRWLMLGAGESGIKFAQHLLELNPLGKLVVLAQTDQDTADLAQMNLNCVGYTSELSAWIWQSWSAVIVANQIEFSETQLQQLMQIRLRGIPVYRLPDFYESLWYKLPSSLLQDKWLAFSAGFHLMPGYLSMKLKRFADLVITGVLLILVFPLMLLAALAIKLDSPGPVFYSQLRSGLYGKPFKVYKFRSMYRDAEKRGAQWASQRDPRITRVGYWLRVMRIDELPQIWNVLCGEMSLIGPRPERPEFDVKLKEAIPYYEVRYLVKPGITGWAQVMYPYGASIEDAYEKLAYDLYYIKNYSFWLDIAIAFKTIRVVLLGKGR, from the coding sequence ATGAGTCTTACGAGTTATGTCAGTTCCCCAACTAGTACTAGGTTACCTAGCGTAATACGCAGCTTACCTGTACTGCTCTTACTAGGGGACATTCTTGGCTTGTTCATTTGTGTAGCGATCGCACTTTGGTTGCGTTTAGGTGAACCACTAAACAAGTTCGATCCGTTTGTTTGGGGTTTTGTGTTATTGGTTTTGGTGGAGCTTTATTTGGTAGACGCTTACCATCCAGACAGGCAAATTGGAGGTTTGCGGACACCAGCAAGAATTTTGATTGGCAGCATCGGTATTACTATCTTCACCTCTGCCTTGATTTATCTGTTTGGTGCTTGGGGAAATGATACCGTGGCAGGGCGAGGTATTCTATTACCAAGCTTGGCAATCTTTACCATCTGGGCAATGATTTCTCGGTTATTAGCAGTCAAATGGATGCGATCGCTCTCCCTGCAAAGTCGTTGGTTAATGCTGGGTGCAGGTGAAAGCGGAATCAAATTTGCACAACACTTACTAGAGCTAAATCCATTAGGAAAGCTGGTTGTACTAGCTCAAACAGACCAAGACACCGCTGATTTAGCACAGATGAATCTCAATTGCGTCGGATACACAAGCGAGTTGTCTGCATGGATTTGGCAATCTTGGTCAGCGGTGATAGTCGCAAATCAAATTGAATTTTCCGAAACACAGTTGCAGCAGTTGATGCAAATACGTCTGCGAGGTATTCCGGTTTACAGGCTACCAGATTTTTACGAAAGCTTATGGTACAAACTTCCCTCATCTCTCTTGCAGGATAAATGGTTGGCTTTTAGTGCTGGTTTTCATTTGATGCCTGGTTATCTAAGCATGAAGCTGAAGCGCTTTGCAGACCTGGTTATCACCGGGGTATTACTAATCCTTGTGTTTCCCTTGATGCTGCTTGCAGCTTTGGCAATCAAGTTAGATAGTCCGGGTCCTGTGTTTTACAGTCAGCTACGAAGCGGATTATATGGCAAGCCATTTAAGGTTTACAAATTCCGCTCGATGTATCGAGATGCAGAGAAACGAGGAGCGCAGTGGGCAAGTCAACGCGATCCACGTATCACCAGAGTTGGATATTGGCTGCGAGTAATGCGAATTGACGAACTACCACAGATTTGGAATGTGCTGTGCGGTGAGATGAGCTTGATTGGTCCGCGTCCAGAAAGACCAGAATTTGATGTCAAACTTAAAGAAGCGATTCCCTATTATGAAGTGCGTTATTTGGTAAAGCCAGGAATTACTGGTTGGGCACAGGTGATGTATCCTTACGGTGCATCGATTGAGGATGCTTACGAAAAACTAGCTTATGACCTTTACTACATCAAGAATTATTCTTTTTGGTTGGATATAGCGATCGCTTTCAAAACCATTCGAGTTGTTTTGTTAGGAAAAGGGAGATGA
- a CDS encoding type II toxin-antitoxin system HicB family antitoxin gives MKPQYTILIQWSTEDQKYIVSLPEFGSYAHTHGDTYGDALKNGEEVLELLIEDYQAQGKPLPEPITANVAFVFV, from the coding sequence ATGAAGCCGCAGTATACCATTCTTATTCAGTGGTCAACCGAAGATCAAAAGTACATTGTCAGCCTACCTGAGTTTGGTTCTTACGCACATACTCATGGAGACACCTATGGAGATGCTCTCAAGAATGGTGAGGAAGTTTTAGAGCTTTTAATTGAAGATTATCAAGCACAAGGAAAACCATTGCCAGAACCAATAACAGCAAATGTTGCTTTTGTGTTCGTCTAA
- a CDS encoding ISAzo13 family transposase, protein MQLTDSLKSLYIKTSQKLKGSDRRQFMAEVVKGLGRGGQIIAERELGWNRRTIRKGIQELEHGMSIADSFKLRGRKRSEENLPFLLSDIVSIVDPQSQTDPTFNSIKLYTRLSAAEVRHQLIELKGYQNEELPSIEVIRQRLNQLGYGLKQVAKTKPIKEIPETGAIFKEVNRINQEADDDLATLRISMDAKVGIKVGEFDRGGKTRVPTVALDHDFSDCSTLTPYGIFLPQESELFLFFVQSKLTADCIVDLLEDWWLGVLDRFSHIRKIVINQDNGPENNSRRTQFMFRILEFAHKFQLKIQLAYYPPYHSKYNPVERAFGWLEQHWSGSLLDSVDTVIKFASTLTFKGKNPMVTLVERVYHTGVKLTLAAMAEVEKQIQRLPNLKQWFVEIFGSSA, encoded by the coding sequence ATCCAACTCACCGACAGCCTTAAATCCCTTTACATTAAAACATCTCAGAAATTAAAAGGAAGTGACCGACGACAATTTATGGCAGAAGTAGTTAAAGGTTTGGGACGAGGAGGACAAATAATCGCAGAGAGGGAATTAGGCTGGAATAGACGTACTATTCGTAAAGGGATCCAAGAATTAGAACATGGAATGTCGATTGCTGATTCATTTAAACTGAGGGGACGTAAGCGTAGTGAAGAAAATTTGCCTTTTTTACTATCGGACATAGTGTCAATTGTAGACCCACAGAGCCAAACAGACCCAACTTTCAATAGTATTAAGCTATATACTCGCCTTTCAGCAGCAGAGGTTCGTCATCAATTGATTGAACTAAAAGGATATCAAAATGAAGAACTACCTTCAATTGAGGTGATTCGACAACGATTAAACCAATTGGGTTATGGCTTAAAGCAGGTTGCTAAAACTAAGCCAATAAAAGAGATACCAGAAACTGGAGCTATCTTTAAAGAAGTTAATCGTATTAATCAGGAAGCTGATGATGACCTCGCGACGCTACGAATTTCTATGGATGCAAAGGTGGGGATAAAAGTTGGGGAATTTGACAGAGGAGGAAAAACTCGTGTACCTACTGTTGCGTTGGATCATGACTTTTCCGATTGCTCAACTTTAACTCCCTACGGGATTTTTTTACCTCAAGAGAGTGAGTTATTTTTATTTTTCGTTCAATCCAAACTGACTGCTGATTGTATTGTTGACCTACTCGAAGATTGGTGGTTAGGTGTTCTAGACCGATTTTCTCACATTCGTAAAATAGTTATCAACCAAGATAATGGACCAGAAAATAACTCTCGGCGAACTCAATTTATGTTTCGTATTCTTGAATTTGCCCACAAATTTCAACTGAAAATCCAATTAGCTTACTATCCGCCCTACCACAGTAAATACAACCCGGTTGAACGAGCTTTTGGATGGCTTGAACAACATTGGAGCGGTAGCTTACTAGATAGTGTTGATACTGTAATTAAGTTCGCTTCGACTCTAACTTTTAAAGGTAAAAATCCTATGGTTACTTTGGTTGAGCGAGTTTACCATACAGGAGTTAAACTAACTTTGGCAGCGATGGCGGAAGTTGAAAAACAAATTCAACGTTTACCAAACTTGAAGCAATGGTTTGTTGAAATATTTGGTAGCTCTGCCTAA
- a CDS encoding aspartate ammonia-lyase, which produces MTQTDSQFRTERDSMGDRQIPSSAYYGIQTLRAMENFPISGIQPLNTYVDAGIIIKKATAIVNGELKCIPQSISQAIVQAADEILAGKFRDQFVVDIYQAGAGTSHHMNVNEVLANRALEILGYEKGNYKQVSPNDHVNYGQSTNDVIPTAIRIGGLLALSKTLQPALDNAIASLEEKADEFQDIVKSGRTHLQDAVPVRLGENFRAWAQILSEHQNRIYTACGDLMVLGLGGSAAGTGMNTHPDYRARVVQTISELIDCPLEPAPHLMAAMQSMAPFVNVSGALRNLAQDLVKISHDLRLMDSGPKTGLKEIQLPPVQPGSSIMPGKYNPVMAEMTSMVCFQVMGYDSAIALAAQAGQLELNVMMPLIAYNLIHSIEILGNTIKALTSSCIKGITANRDRCLAYAEGSLALVTALNPHIGYLNAAAVAKESLETGKSLRQIVLEKNLMSELELAQVLNLEQMSGILPLRALDTEVD; this is translated from the coding sequence ATGACTCAAACAGACTCCCAATTCCGCACAGAACGCGATTCGATGGGCGATCGCCAAATCCCTAGTAGCGCTTATTACGGCATTCAAACGCTGCGGGCAATGGAAAACTTCCCCATCAGCGGCATTCAACCTTTAAATACTTACGTAGACGCTGGCATAATTATCAAAAAAGCTACCGCCATCGTCAACGGTGAATTAAAATGCATACCTCAGTCAATTAGTCAAGCAATTGTGCAAGCGGCTGATGAAATACTTGCGGGTAAGTTTCGCGATCAATTTGTGGTAGATATTTATCAAGCGGGAGCCGGTACTTCTCACCACATGAATGTCAACGAAGTACTGGCAAATAGAGCCTTAGAAATTCTCGGCTATGAAAAAGGCAATTACAAGCAAGTTAGTCCAAATGACCATGTAAACTACGGACAGTCTACCAATGATGTGATTCCCACGGCAATTCGCATTGGTGGCTTATTGGCGTTGTCAAAGACGTTACAGCCAGCTTTAGATAATGCGATCGCATCCCTCGAAGAAAAAGCCGACGAATTTCAAGATATCGTCAAATCTGGCAGAACTCACCTACAAGACGCTGTACCTGTGCGTTTGGGTGAAAATTTCCGCGCTTGGGCACAAATCCTTTCAGAACACCAAAACCGCATTTATACAGCTTGTGGGGATTTGATGGTGCTGGGTTTAGGTGGTAGCGCAGCCGGAACAGGGATGAATACTCATCCAGATTATCGCGCTCGTGTAGTGCAAACAATTTCTGAATTGATTGACTGTCCCCTAGAACCTGCACCGCACTTAATGGCTGCAATGCAGAGTATGGCACCATTTGTGAATGTTTCTGGTGCTTTACGCAACTTAGCACAGGATTTAGTCAAAATATCCCACGATTTGCGGTTGATGGATTCGGGTCCAAAAACAGGTTTGAAAGAAATTCAATTGCCACCCGTGCAACCAGGTTCCTCAATTATGCCGGGAAAATACAACCCAGTGATGGCAGAGATGACCTCAATGGTATGTTTTCAGGTGATGGGTTACGACAGCGCGATCGCTCTTGCCGCACAAGCTGGGCAATTAGAATTAAATGTGATGATGCCGTTGATTGCCTACAACCTGATTCACAGCATCGAAATTTTGGGAAATACCATCAAAGCACTTACCTCTAGTTGCATTAAAGGAATTACCGCCAACCGCGATCGTTGTTTGGCTTACGCTGAAGGTAGTTTAGCTTTAGTCACGGCATTAAATCCCCATATAGGCTATTTAAATGCTGCGGCTGTAGCCAAAGAATCTTTAGAAACTGGTAAATCCCTGCGGCAGATTGTCTTAGAAAAAAATCTGATGAGCGAGTTGGAATTAGCCCAAGTGTTAAATCTAGAACAGATGAGCGGTATCTTACCCCTCAGGGCACTTGACACAGAAGTAGATTAA
- the panD gene encoding aspartate 1-decarboxylase has translation MQRTLLLAKIHNCTLTGADINYVGSISIDQILLDKSGILPYEQVQVVNVANGERFITYAIPAPANSGRIELNGAAARLGIIGDRLIIMAYGQFTTEELKNYSPTVVIVDEKNRLSQVRHYDDLLTKV, from the coding sequence ATGCAGCGCACGCTCCTTTTGGCAAAAATTCACAACTGCACCCTCACTGGGGCAGATATCAATTACGTTGGTAGTATCAGCATCGACCAAATTTTGTTAGATAAATCTGGCATTTTACCCTACGAGCAGGTGCAAGTAGTGAATGTTGCCAATGGCGAGCGTTTCATTACTTATGCGATCCCCGCTCCAGCAAACTCAGGAAGAATTGAATTAAATGGGGCTGCGGCACGTCTAGGCATTATCGGCGATCGCTTGATTATAATGGCTTACGGGCAGTTCACCACAGAAGAGTTAAAAAATTACTCTCCTACGGTTGTCATTGTGGATGAAAAAAACCGACTCTCCCAAGTGCGGCACTACGATGACCTGCTCACTAAAGTCTAG
- a CDS encoding inorganic diphosphatase, with product MDLSRIPAQPKPGLINVLIEITGGSKNKYEYDKDLQAFALDRVLYSSVQYPYDYGFVPNTLADDGDPLDGMVIIDEPTFPGCIIAARPIGMLEMIDGGDRDEKILCVPDKDPRYKDIRSIKDLAQHRLDEIAEFFRSYKNLEKKVTEIRGWLDVDQVMPLVEQCIKAGSEKGRDSDSETT from the coding sequence GTGGACTTATCCCGAATTCCTGCCCAACCTAAACCGGGTCTAATCAACGTTCTGATTGAAATTACTGGTGGTAGTAAAAATAAATACGAATACGACAAAGACTTACAAGCTTTCGCTCTAGACCGAGTACTTTATTCTTCGGTACAATATCCCTATGACTATGGTTTTGTACCCAACACGCTGGCTGATGATGGCGATCCGTTGGATGGGATGGTGATAATTGACGAGCCAACCTTTCCAGGGTGTATCATTGCAGCAAGACCGATTGGGATGTTAGAGATGATTGACGGGGGCGATCGCGATGAAAAAATTCTTTGCGTACCCGACAAAGATCCACGCTATAAAGACATCAGATCCATCAAAGACCTAGCACAACACCGATTGGATGAAATTGCCGAATTTTTCCGCAGTTATAAAAATTTGGAAAAAAAGGTGACAGAAATTCGCGGTTGGCTAGATGTTGACCAAGTTATGCCCTTAGTAGAACAGTGCATCAAAGCTGGTAGCGAAAAAGGTCGGGATTCGGATTCGGAAACTACCTGA